The region CTGGCTGCGGCTACGGTGGTTCGTGCTTCCCGAAAGACGTGCAGGCGCTGATTCGCACTGCTGAGTCGATTGGTTACACGCCGCGTCTGTTGCAGGCGGTAGAAGATGTGAATGATTCACAGAAGAACAAACTGCCGAGCTTCATCAAACGTCATTTTGGCGACGATCTGCGTGGCAAAACCTTCGCTCTCTGGGGCCTGGCGTTCAAACCTAATACCGACGATATGCGTGAAGCCTCCAGCCGTGTGCTGATGGAAACGCTGTGGGAAGCGGGTGCGACCATTCAGGCATTTGACCCGGAAGCAATGGAAGAAGCGCAGCGTATTTATGGCCACCGCGACGATCTGAAGCTGACCGGTACCAAAGAAGCGGCGTTGCAGGGTGCTGATGGCCTGGTCATTTGTACTGAATGGCAGAACTTCCGTGCGCCAGATTTCGACGTTATCAAAACCGCGTTAAAACAACCCGTGATTTTTGATGGTCGTAACCTGTATGATCCGGAACGTATCAGCAAACGCGGCTTTACGTATTACGCTATCGGCCGCGGAGCATCAATTCAAATTGTGTAATAAATGAGGGATGTATGAAGTTTTTGGTTACCGGTGCGGCAGGTTTTATTGGATTTCACGTGAGTCAGCGTTTGCTGGCCGCCGGTCACCAGGTCGTCGGTATCGATAACCTGAATGACTATTACGATGTCAGCCTGAAACAAGCGCGCTTAGACCAAATCCTTCAGCATCCCGAGTTTATTTTCCTGAAAATGGACCTGGCAGATCGCCAGGCCATTTCTTCATTATTCGATGATCATGCATTTGATCGCGTGATCCATCTGGGTGCACAAGCGGGCGTTCGTTATTCAATTGATAACCCACACGCTTACGCCGATGCCAATCTCATTGGCCACCTCAATATTCTCGAAGGGTGCCGCCATCATAAAGTTGGCCACCTGCTGTATGCGTCATCCAGCTCAGTTTATGGGCTTAACCGCAAAATGCCTTTCTCAACGGATGATTCTGTTGACCATCCTATTTCTCTGTATGCGGCCACCAAAAAAGCCAACGAATTGATGTCGCATACTTATTCCCATTTGTACCAGTTGCCCACCACCGGTCTGCGCTTTTTTACTGTTTACGGTCCGTGGGGACGTCCGGATATGGCATTGTTCAAATTCACCCGCGCAATGCTGGCCGGTGAGCAAATTGACGTCTATAACCGTGGGCAAATGACCCGAGATTTCACTTACATTGATGATATTGCTGAAGCTATCGTGCGCATTCAGGATGTGATTCCGCAGGCTGATG is a window of Pantoea rwandensis DNA encoding:
- a CDS encoding NAD-dependent epimerase — its product is MKFLVTGAAGFIGFHVSQRLLAAGHQVVGIDNLNDYYDVSLKQARLDQILQHPEFIFLKMDLADRQAISSLFDDHAFDRVIHLGAQAGVRYSIDNPHAYADANLIGHLNILEGCRHHKVGHLLYASSSSVYGLNRKMPFSTDDSVDHPISLYAATKKANELMSHTYSHLYQLPTTGLRFFTVYGPWGRPDMALFKFTRAMLAGEQIDVYNRGQMTRDFTYIDDIAEAIVRIQDVIPQADENWTVEAGSPATSSAPYRVYNIGNSQPTSLMTYIESLEKALGIEAKKNMLPMQPGDVLNTSADTQPLYDAIQFRPQTRVEQGVQNFVDWYRRFYQQ